Genomic window (Bombus pascuorum chromosome 8, iyBomPasc1.1, whole genome shotgun sequence):
AAAAACCGTActctacatacatatatatgtatatgtgcaTCTGTGTTGATAGTTGTTTACTAACGCACGTGTAATCTGCTACGTATTTATgatgtatttacataaaaaaaaagacatctactttcatatttaaatttaattaaatttgaaacgataatatttcaattcatttatttcatatttacataaacaaaagtaacaaatgtttcgttcaaaggtataacgtttagAAACACTTACTTAAGTAATATGCTAAGGATATTTAGGTTAGAGATAACCTCTAATATCTTTCAGGTATTTCCTGTTTTACGAAGTATAAACAGAAGTTCTTATGATATTGgacatacaaaattattacgaaacaCATTATTTTCAACCAACGTTTTGCATGGAGATTCAAGTGATACATcaaatgtatctttaaatGAAAACTTAGCTACAAACACTTCACAGCAATCTCAAACCTTAAATGAAACAATACAGGAATCTAAAACTTCAATTAAGAATGCAGAGTTTTCTATAGAAGCTTCGGTTGGATCAAATACTTCATCCTTTCCCACAGaggtatgtaataatatattgataatatattttatattaatatattttaaattaatatgaatatgtagtgaacaaaattattgcattataaataattactaatgtattctgtataattatgttttaatacactaagtatcattttctttaaaagcAAGAATATGtcagtatattattattcagaATAATTGATTATTCTATTATCAGAATAAAGGAATattgaatttagaaaattaatacctATTCTACATATACagtgtttattgttttaaaacaagttatagtaattatattatgaattaaaatatttttttatagtaatagagattataaatgttaatcttataaatttattgtgATTGTTTATAACatgtattttgttattataaaatacatgtattttgaaattggAGATTATTAAATGGACTTTTGTTAATAGATATtcaagtataaattatataattcattaaataatacTAACAATTCATATTGTTACCTAtacataatgttattaatgtattacttaataataatgaaatttatattcctaTACCTAATATTGcaaggaaattaataaaagatctTGTATCATCTgcgaatataaaaatcaattagAAATCTATTCTAAACAATcacttaataataaatgtatcgtacttttaagaattataaattgattttcatacattagtttgtattttttgatactttttaatacataacataatatcaTTAATACATTCTAGTCTGAGCTCGATAAACTATATAAGAAACTAGAAATTGAAGTCAGAGGAAATGATCCCGCTGTTCTTAGAAGTTATGGAGAATTTGCTGTTATGGTAGCAGATCATTTAGACATAACTGTAGGCAGACAGTAAGTTAATgcagtgaaaatatttttaaatatttataaaaatatatacaagaaaatataaatacacaatACTAAAATTTACAGTGTTGAAATACGAAAACCTATATTTGAAAGATTGACGCTACTTAAGTCTGTCCACGTTCATAAGAAACATAGAGTTCAATATGAAACAAGAACATATTATAGATACGTTGATCTCTTTAATTTAACTGGCTCAACTGCAGATACATATTTAGAATATATACAAAGAAATCTCCCAGAAGGAGTGgcaatgaaaattacaaaggtatgatttaaattgtttatttctaaCTATACATGTAAGATACAGGTAAccaattttactttttgcaGGTGGAATTACAAACCTTACCCAAAACAGTCGAGCAAGCAATGTCTTCACAacaataaatgaaacaattatgatattatcattattttagtaaatagacaaataaattatatatgcataataatttcgtttgtCTTTCAATAGTAATATTAACGATAGGCATGGTAGTCATAAAATCGATTTTACTGCTTCATCTTTAACTATACGTGTATTATTTTACATGACATCATTGCTATAGTCACGacattatcatttttatgttGCCGATTTAATAAGTATAATACTGTGTGATGAATTTGTAGTCTTGTTAGTGACTTTTTCCAATTCTGGTAgtaaatctttttttgtaaatataggTAACAAAGTTTGcatagttttaatatttaaagtcCTTAAGGGTGTATTTTCCAtgcgttttataaaataatgttccATATCCACATTATTATAGGTTGTTTTGGAATTGTTAAATGGATGacttttattcaattttaaatttagagaAACAGTCGGAGATTGCACCTGCCGTGCAGTCGAATTTTTTTCTTGCATTGCAACTGAAACATATgctttatgtaataaatttcaagaaagTTTATTCACAGTAGTATTTGATATGTCTTTACTTTGatgttttctatttaattgaGCACTGGCtatacatttatgtaaaatgAATTCATATCctggaaatatagaaaatatacataaataaaatgcagaaatattttataaataatatatgtaaaatatacgtgatttttaaacaataacaTTTGCTTTATACACATTTTAATCCTCATGcaagtattaataaaatgcagaaaacaatttttgtatatttcagtattttatttgttgttatatctgttattttaaaaagatgtTTCGCATATagataatatcgaataatgGATCACgttcttaaattattatacttacTAGAATATTTTGATTGAAAATGTAAGTCACTGTCCAATCCacaaattaaatgaattataattatggtgagaaaaataattaagcttttcatttgaaatatattaataaattgaaatacagtCTAATATAGAAGTACAGTATTTGTCACGTttaatatagtatttacaaatgttctagaaaattaaa
Coding sequences:
- the LOC132909575 gene encoding small ribosomal subunit protein uS10m, coding for MFRSKVFPVLRSINRSSYDIGHTKLLRNTLFSTNVLHGDSSDTSNVSLNENLATNTSQQSQTLNETIQESKTSIKNAEFSIEASVGSNTSSFPTESELDKLYKKLEIEVRGNDPAVLRSYGEFAVMVADHLDITVGRHVEIRKPIFERLTLLKSVHVHKKHRVQYETRTYYRYVDLFNLTGSTADTYLEYIQRNLPEGVAMKITKVELQTLPKTVEQAMSSQQ